A single window of Rhodamnia argentea isolate NSW1041297 chromosome 5, ASM2092103v1, whole genome shotgun sequence DNA harbors:
- the LOC115727913 gene encoding phospho-2-dehydro-3-deoxyheptonate aldolase 2, chloroplastic-like, whose amino-acid sequence MALITSPPSLSSKSLLHPVSFQPRRALLPLPAARPISAVRATDPPPLSSSSSSAVPTRWTLESWKAKNALQLPEYPDPDALESVLRTLESFPPVVFAGEARSLEERLGQAAMGDAFLLQGGDCAESFKEFNANNIRDTFRVILQMGVVLMFGGQMPVIKVGRMAGQFAKPRSESFEEKDGVKLPSYRGDNINGDAFDEVSRVPDPQRMIRAYTQSVATLNLLRAFATGGYAAMQRVTHWNLDFTEHSEQGDRYRELAHRVDEALGFMAAAGLTVDHPIMTTTEFWTSHECLLLPYEQALTREDSTSGLYYDCSAHMLWVGERTRQLDGAHVEFLRGVSNPLGIKASDKMDPNELVRLIDILNPRNKPGRITVIVRMGAENMRVKLPHLIRAVRRAGQIVTWVSDPMHGNTIKAPCGLKTRSFDAIRAEVRAFFDVHDQEGSYPGGVHLEMTGQNVTECVGGSRTVTYNDLSSRYHTHCDPRLNASQSLELAFIIAERLRRRRLRPRSPPSSFRL is encoded by the exons ATGGCTCTCATCACATCtccaccctctctctcctccaagtCCCTCCTCCACCCTGTCTCCTTCCAACCCCGCCGcgccctcctccccctcccggCCGCGAGACCCATCTCAGCCGTCCGCGCGACGGACCCGCCCCCTCTTTCTTCATCGTCGTCCTCCGCGGTCCCCACGCGATGGACCCTCGAGAGCTGGAAGGCCAAGAACGCCCTCCAGCTCCCCGAGTACCCGGACCCGGACGCGCTCGAGTCCGTGCTCAGGACCCTCGAGTCGTTCCCGCCCGTCGTCTTCGCCGGCGAGGCGCGGAGCCTGGAGGAGAGGCTCGGCCAGGCCGCCATGGGCGACGCTTTCTTGCTCCAGGGCGGCGACTGCGCCGAGAGCTTCAAGGAGTTCAACGCCAACAACATCCGCGACACCTTCCGGGTCATCCTCCAGATGGGCGTCGTGCTCATGTTCGGCGGCCAAATGCCCGTCATTAAG GTAGGGAGAATGGCTGGACAGTTTGCAAAGCCCAGATCTGAATCATTTGAAGAGAAAGATGGAGTGAAGCTGCCTAGTTACAGAGGAGACAATATAAATGGTGATGCATTTGATGAAGTATCAAGAGTCCCAGATCCCCAGAGAATGATTCGGGCCTACACTCAGTCTGTGGCTACTTTGAACCTTCTGAGAGCTTTTGCAACTGGAGGCTATGCGGCCATGCAGCGAGTCACACACTGGAATTTGGATTTCACAGAGCATAGTGAGCAAGGTGACAG ATATCGTGAACTGGCTCATCGGGTGGACGAAGCCCTGGGTTTCATGGCCGCTGCTGGTCTCACAGTTGATCACCCAATAATGACTACAACTGAATTCTGGACTTCCCATGAGTGCTTGCTTTTGCCCTATGAGCAAGCTCTAACCAGGGAGGACTCAACTTCTGGACTTTACTATGACTGCTCTGCCCATATGCTTTGGGTCGGTGAACGTACGCGTCAACTTGATGGTGCTCATGTTGAGTTCCTGCGAGGTGTCTCTAATCCCCTTGGTATTAAG GCGAGTGACAAGATGGACCCAAACGAGCTTGTTAGGCTCATAGACATTCTGAATCCTAGGAATAAGCCCGGCAGGATAACGGTGATTGTGAGAATGGGAGCAGAGAACATGAGAGTCAAGCTTCCTCATCTGATAAGAGCAGTTCGCAGAGCTGGTCAAATCGTTACTTGGGTTAGTGATCCCATGCATGGAAACACCATCAAAGCTCCTTGTGGACTCAAGACTCGATCTTTTGACGCAATCAGG GCCGAGGTAAGAGCGTTTTTCGACGTTCACGATCAAGAAGGAAGTTACCCAGGTGGAGTTCATCTGGAGATGACAGGCCAAAACGTCACGGAATGTGTGGGAGGCTCTCGCACTGTAACCTACAACGACCTCAGCTCGCGCTACCACACCCACTGCGACCCGAGGCTGAATGCTTCCCAATCGCTGGAGCTCGCATTCATCATTGCCGAGCGGTTGAGAAGAAGACGGCTTAGACCTCGGAGCCCTCCATCTTCTTTCAGGCTCTAA